One Rhodothermus bifroesti DNA window includes the following coding sequences:
- the cobA gene encoding uroporphyrinogen-III C-methyltransferase yields the protein MHLPRHTLAERGKVYLVGAGPGDPGLITVRGLSLLQQAEVVVYDRLVHPELLAEAPAAAERIYVGKTPGQHVLPQAAIQELLIDRARQQRVVVRLKGGDPFVFGRGGEEALALAQAGVPFEVVPGVTSAISVPAYAGIPVTQRGVAGAFAVVTGHTCDLGMQALDWSALARIDTLVLLMGLRRLPELAHTLIAHGRAPETPVAVISNGTTAAQQHVVGTLADIAAQADALATPATVVVGDVVRLAPLLAWFRPTPAPSPFAQHPNAKSSALSP from the coding sequence ATGCATCTTCCTAGACATACGTTGGCTGAACGTGGTAAGGTGTACCTTGTGGGTGCTGGCCCAGGCGATCCTGGCCTGATCACCGTGCGGGGGCTATCGCTCCTGCAGCAGGCTGAGGTGGTCGTCTACGATCGCTTGGTACACCCAGAGCTGCTGGCGGAAGCACCTGCTGCAGCGGAGCGCATCTACGTGGGCAAGACGCCTGGGCAGCATGTGCTGCCTCAGGCAGCCATTCAAGAGCTTTTGATTGATCGCGCACGACAGCAGCGCGTGGTCGTCCGGCTCAAGGGAGGCGACCCCTTTGTATTTGGACGTGGCGGAGAAGAGGCGCTGGCCCTAGCACAAGCCGGCGTACCGTTCGAGGTGGTCCCTGGAGTTACGAGTGCAATTAGCGTTCCAGCCTATGCCGGTATTCCCGTTACCCAGCGTGGGGTGGCAGGCGCGTTTGCTGTAGTCACCGGTCACACTTGCGATCTAGGTATGCAGGCGCTGGACTGGTCGGCGCTTGCCCGCATCGATACGCTGGTCCTACTGATGGGGCTGCGGCGCCTGCCCGAGCTGGCCCATACGCTGATTGCCCATGGACGTGCTCCAGAAACCCCAGTTGCTGTCATCAGCAATGGCACTACAGCTGCCCAGCAACACGTTGTCGGCACGCTGGCCGACATTGCCGCTCAAGCAGACGCGCTTGCAACACCAGCGACTGTGGTTGTGGGCGATGTTGTGCGCCTGGCTCCCTTACTGGCATGGTTCCGTCCTACTCCAGCCCCTTCCCCATTTGCCCAGCACCCCAACGCCAAATCTTCTGCCCTATCGCCATGA
- a CDS encoding nucleotide sugar dehydrogenase, whose translation MESVDKATLLARIRSKEAVVGVVGLGYVGLPFAVEKAKVGYRVLGIEQNPRRAEKINRGENYIRDVRDEELRQLVAAGLIAAETDFARVPEMDVIVICVPTPLTKNLTPDLQYVEHVTREIARRLRPGQLVSLESTTYPGTTEEVMLPILEGESGLKVERDFFLAHSPERVDPGNRRYTTKNTSKVVGGVGPESLEVAVAFYSQTIEHVVPVSSAKAAELVKVFENTFRAVNIALVNELALLCDRMGLNVWEVLEAAFTKPFGIMPFWPGPGVGGHCIPVDPHYLEWKAKELNFNTHFIALAGEINRKMPEFVREKAYRVLNRLGVAPSRARVLVLGVAYKRDLEDWRESPALEVMRLLEADGVQVHYHDPFVPEVVVGGQLWRSVPLEAELLAQADLVIITTDHSTVDYRWVVEQARAILDTRYATRGIASEKITLL comes from the coding sequence ATGGAATCTGTAGACAAGGCAACGCTTTTAGCGCGGATTCGAAGCAAGGAAGCGGTAGTAGGGGTGGTGGGATTGGGCTATGTAGGGTTGCCGTTTGCTGTAGAGAAGGCTAAGGTTGGCTATCGCGTGCTTGGTATTGAGCAAAACCCGCGGCGGGCAGAAAAGATCAATCGTGGGGAAAACTACATTCGGGACGTGCGCGACGAAGAGCTGCGTCAACTGGTAGCAGCAGGGTTGATTGCAGCTGAGACCGACTTTGCGCGGGTGCCAGAGATGGATGTGATTGTCATCTGCGTGCCGACACCACTTACCAAGAACCTGACGCCGGATTTGCAGTACGTGGAGCACGTCACGCGGGAAATTGCGCGCCGTTTGCGCCCCGGTCAGCTGGTGAGCCTAGAGTCTACCACCTATCCAGGTACGACCGAAGAAGTAATGTTGCCTATTCTGGAAGGGGAAAGCGGACTGAAAGTAGAGCGCGACTTTTTCTTGGCGCATTCGCCGGAGCGGGTTGACCCTGGCAATCGGCGCTACACCACAAAGAATACGTCGAAGGTCGTAGGAGGTGTAGGTCCAGAGAGCTTAGAGGTGGCCGTGGCGTTCTACAGCCAGACCATCGAGCACGTGGTGCCAGTTTCAAGCGCAAAGGCAGCTGAGTTGGTCAAGGTGTTTGAAAACACGTTTCGGGCTGTAAATATTGCGTTGGTAAACGAGCTGGCACTTTTATGTGACCGGATGGGGCTCAATGTGTGGGAGGTGTTGGAGGCAGCCTTTACCAAGCCATTCGGCATTATGCCGTTCTGGCCGGGTCCAGGTGTAGGGGGGCATTGCATTCCGGTCGATCCGCATTACCTGGAGTGGAAAGCCAAAGAGCTTAATTTTAATACACACTTCATTGCGCTGGCAGGGGAAATTAACCGGAAAATGCCAGAGTTTGTGCGGGAGAAGGCCTATCGGGTGCTTAACCGGCTCGGGGTGGCGCCTTCGCGGGCCCGTGTGTTGGTGCTGGGTGTGGCCTACAAACGGGATTTAGAGGACTGGCGCGAAAGTCCTGCATTGGAGGTTATGCGCCTTTTGGAGGCCGATGGCGTCCAGGTACATTACCATGACCCGTTTGTACCCGAGGTTGTCGTTGGAGGGCAGCTGTGGCGTAGTGTGCCGTTGGAAGCCGAGTTGCTAGCGCAAGCTGACCTGGTGATCATTACTACGGATCACAGCACGGTTGACTACCGATGGGTCGTGGAGCAAGCACGAGCAATTCTGGACACGCGCTATGCAACGCGCGGCATTGCAAGTGAAAAGATCACGTTGTTATGA
- a CDS encoding precorrin-2 dehydrogenase/sirohydrochlorin ferrochelatase family protein — MMRVYPIFLSRLEGQRCVVFGGNAEAERKVAELLECGAEVVLISETATPRLQQWAQEGRLVWHVRNYQAGDLKGALLTIVAVTNPAATEPIWQEAQAERVLINAVDDVPHCTFVAGSVVRRGALVIAISTSGHAPALSVRLREALEGQLGPEYALFLDLMGALRIPMATHYPNFAERKARWYTLVDADVLELLRQQRFAEAHARITEIVGPTVAAALPGPDIMAQLFKQYSETLTLYPNAYATH, encoded by the coding sequence ATGATGCGCGTTTATCCCATTTTTCTCAGTCGGCTCGAAGGGCAGCGCTGCGTGGTCTTCGGAGGTAATGCCGAAGCCGAACGCAAAGTAGCTGAACTGCTTGAATGCGGCGCCGAAGTAGTGCTAATCAGTGAGACAGCGACACCACGTCTGCAGCAATGGGCACAAGAAGGGCGCCTCGTCTGGCATGTGCGTAACTATCAAGCCGGCGATCTGAAAGGCGCTTTGCTAACCATTGTAGCCGTTACAAATCCCGCTGCTACCGAACCTATCTGGCAAGAAGCTCAGGCAGAGCGCGTGCTGATCAATGCCGTCGACGACGTACCCCACTGCACCTTCGTGGCTGGATCGGTCGTGCGCCGAGGTGCCCTCGTCATCGCGATTTCTACGAGTGGGCATGCCCCAGCTTTATCGGTTCGCCTCCGCGAAGCACTGGAAGGCCAGCTTGGCCCAGAGTACGCGCTTTTTTTAGACCTCATGGGGGCCTTGCGTATTCCCATGGCCACCCATTACCCCAATTTTGCCGAACGCAAAGCGCGCTGGTATACCCTAGTCGATGCTGATGTACTTGAGCTCTTGCGTCAGCAACGCTTTGCCGAAGCCCACGCACGCATTACCGAAATCGTTGGCCCAACCGTGGCTGCAGCCCTCCCTGGCCCCGATATCATGGCTCAGCTTTTTAAACAGTATAGCGAAACCTTAACCCTGTACCCAAACGCCTATGCAACCCACTGA
- the hemG gene encoding protoporphyrinogen oxidase encodes MASVGIVGAGIAGLVAAYYLKRRGLEVTIFEATDRVGGFMQSEQAEGFLVEYGPQTLQRTSTEFEHLLRALDLEEACIPASPLAAHRFIVRRGQPVPLPRTPLELLRTPLLSPRARLRLLAEPFIAPADRFTEETVAAFAQRRLGAEALDYLVEPFVAGIFAGDPKHLSVRHAFPQLHRLEQRFGSLTWGAIRSLPERRYHPAPRRSMFSLVGGLGQLPQALAQKLQGNIVYNATVVAVRWGDKTPWTLTYRQGAHVANQLFDVIICAAPLHQLAQLEILPSIERHPLPKVIHPPLALVALGFRKEQVAHPLNGFGLLVPAVERSFQILGTLFSSSIFPNRAPEGHVLLTTFVGGQRHPELALLSEEKLETLVRRDLERLLGISGPPVFRRVWRWERSIPQYHVGYDAVLVCLREIEVRRPGLFLAGNYRNGISVVDAAKSGLQAAQQVIFYLRQEAAGGAAKILLGE; translated from the coding sequence ATGGCTTCTGTAGGAATCGTCGGGGCAGGCATTGCTGGGCTTGTGGCCGCCTACTACCTCAAACGTCGAGGATTAGAGGTAACGATCTTCGAAGCCACTGATCGCGTTGGGGGCTTTATGCAATCGGAGCAGGCCGAAGGATTTTTGGTAGAGTACGGCCCGCAAACGTTGCAGCGTACTTCAACGGAATTTGAGCACCTGCTTCGCGCGCTGGACTTGGAAGAGGCCTGCATTCCAGCAAGCCCGCTGGCTGCTCACCGGTTTATCGTTCGTCGAGGCCAACCGGTACCACTGCCACGTACTCCTTTGGAGCTGTTGCGCACGCCGCTATTGTCTCCACGTGCCCGGCTTCGCCTTTTGGCTGAGCCGTTCATCGCGCCAGCTGACCGCTTTACCGAAGAGACCGTGGCCGCTTTTGCGCAGCGACGCCTGGGGGCTGAGGCGCTCGATTACCTGGTTGAGCCCTTTGTGGCTGGCATCTTTGCGGGCGACCCCAAGCACCTCTCTGTCCGTCACGCTTTCCCCCAGCTGCATCGCTTAGAACAGCGTTTTGGGTCGCTCACCTGGGGAGCGATCCGCAGCCTTCCCGAACGTCGCTATCACCCAGCTCCACGCCGCTCCATGTTTTCGCTGGTCGGAGGCCTAGGCCAACTTCCCCAAGCATTAGCTCAAAAGCTGCAAGGCAACATTGTGTATAATGCCACCGTGGTTGCTGTCCGCTGGGGCGACAAAACGCCCTGGACGCTCACCTATCGCCAAGGGGCACACGTTGCCAACCAGTTGTTCGATGTGATCATTTGCGCAGCTCCCCTACATCAACTGGCTCAACTTGAAATCTTACCCTCTATTGAGCGCCATCCCTTACCTAAGGTCATCCATCCACCGCTGGCACTTGTGGCATTGGGCTTTCGGAAAGAACAAGTAGCCCATCCCCTCAATGGGTTTGGCCTACTGGTACCGGCAGTGGAGCGTTCGTTTCAGATTCTGGGTACGTTGTTTTCTTCTTCCATTTTCCCCAACCGTGCACCTGAAGGCCATGTGCTGCTGACCACCTTTGTTGGTGGCCAACGCCACCCCGAGCTGGCCCTGCTTTCTGAAGAAAAATTAGAGACCCTTGTGCGACGTGATTTGGAACGCTTACTAGGCATCTCTGGACCACCGGTTTTCCGGCGCGTCTGGCGCTGGGAACGTTCCATTCCTCAATACCATGTCGGCTACGACGCTGTGCTGGTGTGCCTACGAGAAATCGAAGTGCGCCGGCCAGGCCTGTTTTTGGCCGGTAACTATCGCAATGGCATTTCTGTAGTGGATGCAGCCAAGTCCGGACTTCAGGCTGCACAACAGGTCATTTTTTACCTGCGTCAAGAAGCGGCAGGGGGCGCAGCAAAGATCTTACTGGGCGAGTAA
- a CDS encoding OsmC family protein encodes MQPTEDLVFRVSGVAESPARFRAQTRHFTVLVDEPEELGGTNKAPNPVEYVLIGFGGCLNVMAHLIAQELGFTIRRLEIELKGTLNPDRLFGRANDQRAGYKRIEVQLKVDTDADEATLQEWLARINDRCPVNDNLQHSTPVTLSVVLHHSTPSVHTAN; translated from the coding sequence ATGCAACCCACTGAAGACCTGGTCTTTCGCGTCAGTGGCGTAGCTGAAAGTCCGGCCCGCTTTCGGGCCCAAACGCGCCACTTTACCGTACTGGTCGACGAGCCCGAAGAACTTGGCGGCACCAACAAAGCGCCTAACCCCGTAGAGTATGTGCTGATCGGCTTTGGCGGCTGCTTAAATGTGATGGCCCACCTGATCGCCCAAGAGCTAGGCTTTACCATTCGAAGGCTGGAAATTGAGCTCAAGGGCACGCTAAACCCTGACCGCCTCTTCGGCCGTGCCAACGACCAGCGGGCCGGCTATAAACGCATTGAAGTGCAGCTTAAAGTGGATACCGATGCGGACGAGGCCACACTCCAAGAGTGGTTAGCCCGCATCAACGACCGCTGCCCCGTCAACGACAATCTTCAACATTCCACCCCTGTTACGCTTTCTGTAGTCTTGCATCATTCCACCCCAAGTGTTCACACCGCAAACTAA
- a CDS encoding acyltransferase has translation MSWWKHETAVVDEGAQIGEGTRIWHFSHVMGGATIGAHCTLGQNVFVARGAKIGNYCKIQNNVSVYEGVELEDYVFCGPSMVFTNVRTPRAAFPRNRSEDYVRTLVRYGASIGANATIVCGVTIGRWALVAAGAVVTKDVPDYALVAGVPARIIGWVCECGLPLQFEKAQAVCKECGRRYAQQDAHTVRRLDESTA, from the coding sequence ATGAGCTGGTGGAAACACGAAACGGCGGTCGTAGACGAAGGAGCGCAAATTGGCGAAGGAACGCGCATTTGGCACTTTAGCCATGTGATGGGTGGTGCAACGATTGGAGCGCATTGCACGCTGGGACAGAACGTGTTTGTGGCTCGTGGGGCTAAAATTGGCAACTACTGTAAGATCCAAAATAATGTGTCGGTATACGAAGGGGTGGAGCTGGAAGACTACGTGTTTTGTGGACCCAGCATGGTATTTACCAATGTGCGCACGCCGAGAGCAGCATTCCCACGGAATCGGTCAGAAGACTATGTGCGCACGCTGGTGCGCTACGGCGCAAGTATTGGAGCAAATGCAACCATCGTTTGTGGGGTGACGATTGGCCGGTGGGCGTTGGTGGCTGCCGGTGCCGTGGTGACCAAGGATGTGCCGGACTATGCTCTTGTGGCTGGCGTACCAGCGCGGATTATCGGCTGGGTCTGTGAGTGTGGCCTACCTTTGCAGTTTGAAAAGGCTCAGGCTGTTTGCAAGGAATGCGGTCGGCGCTATGCGCAACAGGATGCCCACACCGTACGCCGCCTTGACGAATCTACAGCTTGA
- a CDS encoding PLP-dependent cysteine synthase family protein — protein MASVDTLATSELHAIKGADLVRAIGNTPLVRLRKLTRHLPETVAVYVKAEHLNPGGSVKDRPALRMVQEGLRQGALREGRVLIDATSGNTGIAYAMLGAALGFPVMLAMPANASPERKRILKAYGAELILTDPMEGTDGAQRYVRELVEQDPERYFYPDQYNNDANWQAHYEGTAVEILQQTRGRVTHFVAGLGTTGTFVGVSRRLKAFNPEIRCYALQPDSPLHGLEGLKHLETAIVPGIYDPSLVDAHLSCSTEEAFDMTRRLAREEGLFVGPSSGANVAAALHIAEQLEAGLVVTVLCDTGARYLSESFWEERP, from the coding sequence ATGGCTTCTGTGGATACGCTTGCCACATCGGAACTGCACGCGATCAAAGGCGCAGACCTTGTGCGCGCCATTGGCAACACGCCGCTTGTGCGGCTCCGCAAGCTCACGCGGCATTTGCCTGAAACTGTGGCTGTCTATGTTAAGGCGGAGCACTTGAATCCAGGCGGTTCGGTCAAAGACCGTCCGGCACTGCGTATGGTGCAAGAAGGCCTGCGCCAAGGTGCCCTTCGGGAAGGCCGCGTGCTCATTGACGCCACCAGTGGCAACACAGGAATTGCCTATGCCATGCTGGGCGCGGCTTTGGGATTTCCGGTCATGTTGGCTATGCCAGCCAACGCCTCTCCGGAACGCAAGCGCATTCTGAAGGCCTACGGCGCGGAGCTGATTCTAACCGATCCAATGGAAGGAACCGATGGCGCCCAGCGCTACGTGCGCGAACTGGTCGAACAAGATCCAGAGCGTTATTTCTATCCCGACCAGTACAACAACGACGCCAACTGGCAGGCGCACTATGAGGGCACTGCTGTCGAAATTCTGCAGCAAACCCGAGGGCGCGTTACCCATTTTGTGGCAGGGTTGGGCACTACGGGTACGTTTGTTGGCGTTAGCCGTCGCCTAAAAGCCTTCAACCCGGAGATCCGCTGCTATGCCTTGCAGCCCGACTCCCCACTGCACGGGTTAGAAGGCCTCAAGCACCTGGAAACGGCTATCGTGCCTGGCATCTACGATCCTTCTCTGGTCGACGCGCATCTAAGCTGCTCGACCGAAGAAGCTTTCGATATGACACGCCGGCTGGCCCGAGAAGAGGGGTTGTTTGTAGGTCCTTCGTCGGGGGCCAACGTAGCCGCTGCCCTGCATATTGCCGAACAGTTGGAAGCCGGCTTGGTCGTCACCGTGCTTTGCGACACTGGTGCGCGTTACCTGAGCGAATCGTTTTGGGAAGAACGCCCATGA
- a CDS encoding trans-sulfuration enzyme family protein, with translation MQPQTRLTLAGQRTDASYNSIIPPIYQCATFRFEDVGLTKGYDYTRSGNPTRRTLEEVLAELEGGAGAVATTSGMAAISTVLSLFESGAHIICAHDCYGGTERLLCLLERQGKLEVSFVDLRDLSAVEAALRPNTRALWVETPSNPLLRIVDLQALGHFTQAHQLLLIVDNTFLSPLQQRPFEFGADIVVYSTTKYLNGHSDVIGGAVIARTPELNEQLQFAANAHGTIAGPFDCWLVLRGLKTLPVRLRQHEHNAMAVARFLAQHPNVEKVFYPGLPTHEGHELAARQQKGFGGMVSFTVRGGQEAVHHVLRSTKVFTLAESLGGVESLIEHPATMSHASMRPEQRQAAGITDNLIRLSVGIEATEDLIADLEQALAYKPATIMA, from the coding sequence ATGCAACCTCAAACCCGTCTTACGCTGGCTGGCCAGCGAACCGATGCGAGCTATAACAGCATCATTCCGCCTATTTATCAGTGCGCCACGTTTCGTTTTGAAGACGTAGGCCTCACCAAGGGCTACGACTACACGCGTAGCGGCAATCCTACGCGGCGTACCCTAGAAGAGGTGCTTGCCGAACTTGAAGGGGGTGCCGGGGCTGTGGCCACCACCAGCGGTATGGCGGCCATTTCTACCGTTCTTTCGCTCTTTGAAAGTGGAGCGCATATTATTTGCGCCCACGACTGCTATGGAGGCACAGAACGCCTGCTATGCCTCTTGGAGCGCCAGGGCAAACTTGAAGTGTCGTTTGTGGACCTGCGCGACCTTAGTGCCGTCGAAGCAGCCCTGCGACCAAACACACGAGCCCTCTGGGTAGAAACCCCCTCCAATCCTCTGCTGCGCATTGTCGACTTGCAAGCACTGGGCCACTTTACGCAGGCGCATCAGCTGCTATTGATCGTCGATAACACGTTTCTTTCGCCCCTGCAGCAACGCCCTTTTGAATTTGGGGCCGATATCGTTGTGTATTCGACCACCAAGTATCTGAATGGCCATTCCGATGTTATCGGGGGTGCTGTTATCGCCCGAACGCCAGAATTGAACGAACAGCTTCAGTTTGCAGCCAATGCGCATGGCACCATTGCCGGACCTTTCGACTGCTGGCTGGTGCTGCGGGGACTCAAAACGCTGCCAGTACGCCTACGCCAGCACGAACATAACGCCATGGCTGTAGCCCGTTTTCTGGCACAGCATCCTAATGTCGAAAAAGTTTTTTATCCTGGCCTACCCACCCATGAGGGGCACGAACTGGCTGCTCGACAGCAAAAAGGCTTCGGTGGCATGGTTTCTTTCACGGTACGTGGTGGCCAAGAAGCCGTACACCATGTCCTACGTTCAACAAAAGTTTTTACGCTAGCCGAATCGCTAGGAGGGGTGGAATCGCTCATCGAACACCCCGCCACGATGAGCCACGCTTCCATGCGACCGGAACAACGGCAGGCTGCTGGCATTACGGATAACCTGATTCGGCTTTCGGTCGGCATCGAAGCCACCGAAGACCTGATTGCTGACCTAGAGCAGGCCTTGGCTTACAAGCCAGCCACTATCATGGCCTAG
- a CDS encoding general stress protein CsbD, translated as MATKQMEESWQRTKEHIRKIWGDALMDHELESVRGDLQAMIALVHRKTGQSRSEILQKLEAIL; from the coding sequence ATGGCCACCAAACAGATGGAGGAAAGCTGGCAGCGTACCAAAGAGCACATTCGGAAAATATGGGGTGATGCGCTCATGGATCACGAGCTGGAAAGCGTGCGAGGAGATCTGCAGGCGATGATTGCTTTGGTGCATCGTAAGACAGGCCAGTCGCGCAGCGAGATTCTGCAAAAACTTGAGGCCATCTTGTAA
- a CDS encoding sulfurtransferase has product MAQTNPRLTVLVDTEWAQAHLNDPNVRFVEVDVDTSAYETGHLPGAVGWNWKTQLQDQLRRDIVQQADYEALLSRSGIRPETTVVLYGDNNNWFAAWAYWLMKYYGHEDVRLMDGGRKKWVAENRPLTTEVPTYEPTNYKVTRINAHLRAFRDDVAELIRQKQFALVDVRSPEEFRGEILAPPGLSETAQRGGHIPGATNIPWSQAVREDGTFKPIEELQALYASKGVTPDKPVITYCRIGERSSHSWFVLHELLGYENVRNYDGSWTEWGNLVGAPIER; this is encoded by the coding sequence ATGGCCCAGACAAACCCACGCCTTACCGTCTTAGTAGACACCGAGTGGGCCCAAGCCCACCTTAACGACCCCAACGTGCGCTTTGTAGAGGTCGACGTCGATACCTCAGCTTACGAAACAGGCCATCTCCCTGGTGCTGTAGGTTGGAATTGGAAAACGCAGCTGCAAGATCAACTGCGGCGCGACATTGTCCAACAAGCCGACTACGAAGCGCTCTTAAGCCGCTCGGGCATTCGCCCTGAGACAACCGTCGTGCTTTACGGTGACAACAACAACTGGTTTGCCGCCTGGGCCTACTGGCTCATGAAGTACTATGGCCATGAAGACGTCCGCCTCATGGACGGTGGTCGCAAAAAATGGGTGGCCGAAAACCGGCCGTTGACCACAGAAGTCCCAACTTACGAACCCACCAACTACAAGGTCACCCGCATCAACGCTCACTTACGAGCTTTTCGGGATGACGTAGCCGAGTTGATCCGCCAAAAACAGTTTGCGCTGGTCGACGTCCGATCCCCAGAAGAATTCCGGGGCGAAATTCTAGCTCCGCCAGGCCTATCCGAAACAGCCCAGCGCGGCGGACACATCCCAGGAGCCACCAATATCCCCTGGTCTCAAGCTGTTCGTGAAGACGGCACGTTCAAGCCCATCGAAGAGCTACAGGCGCTTTACGCCAGCAAAGGGGTAACGCCCGACAAGCCGGTCATTACCTACTGCCGTATTGGCGAGCGCTCTAGCCATTCGTGGTTTGTGCTGCACGAACTGCTGGGCTACGAAAACGTGCGCAACTACGACGGCTCCTGGACCGAATGGGGTAATCTGGTCGGCGCTCCCATCGAACGCTAA
- a CDS encoding Gfo/Idh/MocA family oxidoreductase → MKRFALTGAAGYIAPRHLQAMRDVGGVLVAALDVVDAVGVLDRFFPEAAFFLHPEQFEAHLEDLKDRGEGIDYLAICAPNYLHGAHIRMAFRQGADALCEKPLVLELAELARLRELEVRWGRRVWTVLQLRVHPALAALRERLAAEQGVKEVELTYITGRGPWYLQSWKAREELSGGLAMNIGVHFFDLLHWFFGPLVEAQLHLRTPTAWAGYVELERARVRWFLSIDARWVPETLKMQGQRTYRSIRIDGEEVEFSEGFTELHTTVYRQTLAGAGFGIDEAAPAIETVNRLRHLEVQQPSAHQAHRFLNL, encoded by the coding sequence ATGAAACGGTTTGCCTTGACCGGCGCAGCAGGCTACATTGCGCCACGACATTTGCAAGCCATGCGGGACGTTGGCGGCGTGCTGGTAGCTGCTTTAGACGTGGTGGACGCAGTAGGGGTTTTGGATCGCTTCTTTCCAGAAGCAGCATTTTTTTTACACCCAGAGCAGTTTGAGGCCCATCTGGAGGATCTTAAAGACCGGGGCGAAGGGATTGATTATCTAGCCATTTGCGCGCCAAACTATTTGCATGGAGCTCATATTCGCATGGCTTTTCGGCAGGGGGCCGATGCGCTTTGTGAAAAACCACTGGTGCTGGAGCTGGCAGAGCTAGCGCGGCTTCGAGAACTGGAAGTGCGTTGGGGGCGGCGGGTATGGACTGTGCTGCAGTTACGGGTGCATCCGGCTTTAGCAGCACTCCGGGAGCGATTGGCTGCTGAGCAAGGCGTCAAGGAGGTTGAGTTAACCTACATTACCGGCCGGGGACCTTGGTATCTGCAAAGTTGGAAGGCGCGGGAAGAGCTCAGTGGGGGACTAGCGATGAACATTGGCGTGCATTTTTTTGACTTGCTACACTGGTTCTTTGGACCGTTGGTTGAGGCTCAACTGCACCTGCGTACGCCAACGGCATGGGCAGGGTATGTGGAGCTAGAGCGGGCACGGGTGCGGTGGTTTTTGTCGATCGATGCCCGTTGGGTGCCCGAAACGCTCAAAATGCAGGGACAGCGAACCTATCGGTCGATTCGGATCGACGGAGAAGAAGTAGAGTTTTCGGAAGGATTTACCGAGCTGCATACCACCGTGTATCGCCAAACGCTGGCTGGGGCAGGCTTTGGCATCGACGAAGCAGCACCAGCCATCGAAACAGTCAACCGATTGCGCCACCTGGAGGTGCAGCAGCCCTCAGCACATCAAGCCCATCGATTCTTAAACCTATGA